From a region of the Cygnus atratus isolate AKBS03 ecotype Queensland, Australia chromosome 3, CAtr_DNAZoo_HiC_assembly, whole genome shotgun sequence genome:
- the EPHX1 gene encoding epoxide hydrolase 1 isoform X3: MLLEVFLILGTIIIYFLRSRKKEETLSFKDGWWGRGQKPDTEEDATIWPFKVETTEKDLSDLYRRLDEARFSEPLEDSCFHYGTNSVYLRKVVSYWKNQFNWKKQVEILNKYPQFKTKIQGIDIHFVHVKPPCLPEGQSAKPLLMVHGWPGSFYEFYKIIPLLTDPASHGLSDEHIFEVICPSIPGYGFSEAPHKQGCGLNDSPVGLAAYILEKFSTWTDLEFRNLEDGGLERKFNLDDLLTNIMIYWVSGCIVSSMRFYKENLQKGIGTQKHEKLPVQVPTGIASFPNEVMHTPQAWAQKKYTNIVSFHLMPKGGHFAALEEPELLAEDILQFVGRVEKEQLWRKKGE, translated from the exons ATGCTGCTTGAGGTATTCCTGATTCTGGGGACAATCATCATCTACTTCTTACGTtccaggaagaaagaagagacgTTATCCTTTAAAGATGGATGGTGGGGCAGGGGCCAAAAGCCTGACACTGAAGAAGATGCAACTATTTGGCCGTTTAAGGTGGAAACTACAGAAAAAGATCTGAGC GACTTGTATAGGAGGCTGGACGAGGCTCGATTCTCTGAGCCACTGGAGGACAGTTGCTTCCATTATGGAACAAACTCAGTGTATCTCAGGAAAGTTGTCTCCTATTGGAAAAACCAGTTCAACTGGAAGAAACAAGTTGAAATTCTCAATAAGTACCCACAATTCAAAACTAAGATTCAAG gcATTGATATCCACTTTGTTCATGTAAAGCCTCCTTGTTTGCCTGAAGGCCAGTCTGCAAAGCCATTATTAATGGTTCATGGTTGGCCTGGTTCATTTTATGAGTTTTACAAAATTATTCCTCTTCTGACTGACCCTGCCAGCCATGGCCTCAGCGATGAACACATTTTTGAAGTCATTTGCCCTTCTATCCCTGGCTATGGTTTCTCAGAAGCACCCCACAAACAAG gTTGTGGCTTGAATGACTCTCCTGTAGGACTGGCTGCATACATCTTGGAGAAATTTTCTACATGGACTGATCTGGAATTCCGTAATTTAGAAGATGGAGGACTAGAGAG GAAATTTAACCTGGATGATCTTCTTACCAATATCATGATCTACTGGGTGTCAGGCTGCATAGTCTCCTCAATGcgtttctacaaagaaaatctgcagaaggGAATAGGCACACAGAAACATGAGAA gCTCCCAGTACAAGTACCTACTGGCATCGCTTCCTTCCCTAATGAAGTCATGCACACACCCCAGGCTTGGGCCCAGAAGAAATACACCAACATAGTGTCTTTCCATTTGATGCCTAAAGGTGGCCACTTCGCAGCTTTAGAGGAACCTGAACTTCTTGCTGAAGATATTCTGCAATTTGTTGGGAGAGTAGAGAAAGAGCAactttggagaaagaaaggagaataa
- the EPHX1 gene encoding epoxide hydrolase 1 isoform X1 yields MLLEVFLILGTIIIYFLRSRKKEETLSFKDGWWGRGQKPDTEEDATIWPFKVETTEKDLSDLYRRLDEARFSEPLEDSCFHYGTNSVYLRKVVSYWKNQFNWKKQVEILNKYPQFKTKIQGIDIHFVHVKPPCLPEGQSAKPLLMVHGWPGSFYEFYKIIPLLTDPASHGLSDEHIFEVICPSIPGYGFSEAPHKQGFNSVSAASVFYELMLRLGFSEFYAQGGDWGWLICTNLAQIAPNHLKGLHLNLASVTNMGFTHLLSILLGRYLPGLFGFQEEDVRRMFPFLKKGLYRILLESGYAHIQATKPDTVGCGLNDSPVGLAAYILEKFSTWTDLEFRNLEDGGLERKFNLDDLLTNIMIYWVSGCIVSSMRFYKENLQKGIGTQKHEKLPVQVPTGIASFPNEVMHTPQAWAQKKYTNIVSFHLMPKGGHFAALEEPELLAEDILQFVGRVEKEQLWRKKGE; encoded by the exons ATGCTGCTTGAGGTATTCCTGATTCTGGGGACAATCATCATCTACTTCTTACGTtccaggaagaaagaagagacgTTATCCTTTAAAGATGGATGGTGGGGCAGGGGCCAAAAGCCTGACACTGAAGAAGATGCAACTATTTGGCCGTTTAAGGTGGAAACTACAGAAAAAGATCTGAGC GACTTGTATAGGAGGCTGGACGAGGCTCGATTCTCTGAGCCACTGGAGGACAGTTGCTTCCATTATGGAACAAACTCAGTGTATCTCAGGAAAGTTGTCTCCTATTGGAAAAACCAGTTCAACTGGAAGAAACAAGTTGAAATTCTCAATAAGTACCCACAATTCAAAACTAAGATTCAAG gcATTGATATCCACTTTGTTCATGTAAAGCCTCCTTGTTTGCCTGAAGGCCAGTCTGCAAAGCCATTATTAATGGTTCATGGTTGGCCTGGTTCATTTTATGAGTTTTACAAAATTATTCCTCTTCTGACTGACCCTGCCAGCCATGGCCTCAGCGATGAACACATTTTTGAAGTCATTTGCCCTTCTATCCCTGGCTATGGTTTCTCAGAAGCACCCCACAAACAAG gcTTTAATTCTGTAAGCGCTGCTTCGGTATTTTATGAATTGATGCTCAGACTGGGATTCAGCGAGTTCTATGCACAAGGTGGTGACTGGGGCTGGCTCATCTGCACCAATCTGGCGCAGATAGCTCCCAA ccATCTGAAAGGTCTTCATTTAAATCTAGCCTCTGTTACGAACATGGGATTCACCCACCTGCTCTCCATTCTGCTGGGCCGCTATCTTCCAGGGCTCTTCGGTTTCCAGGAAGAAGACGTTAGGCGGATGTTTCCCTTCTTGAAAAAAGGGCTCTACAGGATCTTGTTGGAATCTGGCTACGCTCACATACAGGCTACAAAGCCTGATACTGTTG gTTGTGGCTTGAATGACTCTCCTGTAGGACTGGCTGCATACATCTTGGAGAAATTTTCTACATGGACTGATCTGGAATTCCGTAATTTAGAAGATGGAGGACTAGAGAG GAAATTTAACCTGGATGATCTTCTTACCAATATCATGATCTACTGGGTGTCAGGCTGCATAGTCTCCTCAATGcgtttctacaaagaaaatctgcagaaggGAATAGGCACACAGAAACATGAGAA gCTCCCAGTACAAGTACCTACTGGCATCGCTTCCTTCCCTAATGAAGTCATGCACACACCCCAGGCTTGGGCCCAGAAGAAATACACCAACATAGTGTCTTTCCATTTGATGCCTAAAGGTGGCCACTTCGCAGCTTTAGAGGAACCTGAACTTCTTGCTGAAGATATTCTGCAATTTGTTGGGAGAGTAGAGAAAGAGCAactttggagaaagaaaggagaataa
- the EPHX1 gene encoding epoxide hydrolase 1 isoform X2: MLLEVFLILGTIIIYFLRSRKKEETLSFKDGWWGRGQKPDTEEDATIWPFKVETTEKDLSDLYRRLDEARFSEPLEDSCFHYGTNSVYLRKVVSYWKNQFNWKKQVEILNKYPQFKTKIQGIDIHFVHVKPPCLPEGQSAKPLLMVHGWPGSFYEFYKIIPLLTDPASHGLSDEHIFEVICPSIPGYGFSEAPHKQGFNSVSAASVFYELMLRLGFSEFYAQGGDWGWLICTNLAQIAPNHLKGLHLNLASVTNMGFTHLLSILLGRYLPGLFGFQEEDVRRMFPFLKKGLYRILLESGYAHIQATKPDTVGCGLNDSPVGLAAYILEKFSTWTDLEFRNLEDGGLERKFNLDDLLTNIMIYWVSGCIVSSMRFYKENLQKGIGTQKHEK, from the exons ATGCTGCTTGAGGTATTCCTGATTCTGGGGACAATCATCATCTACTTCTTACGTtccaggaagaaagaagagacgTTATCCTTTAAAGATGGATGGTGGGGCAGGGGCCAAAAGCCTGACACTGAAGAAGATGCAACTATTTGGCCGTTTAAGGTGGAAACTACAGAAAAAGATCTGAGC GACTTGTATAGGAGGCTGGACGAGGCTCGATTCTCTGAGCCACTGGAGGACAGTTGCTTCCATTATGGAACAAACTCAGTGTATCTCAGGAAAGTTGTCTCCTATTGGAAAAACCAGTTCAACTGGAAGAAACAAGTTGAAATTCTCAATAAGTACCCACAATTCAAAACTAAGATTCAAG gcATTGATATCCACTTTGTTCATGTAAAGCCTCCTTGTTTGCCTGAAGGCCAGTCTGCAAAGCCATTATTAATGGTTCATGGTTGGCCTGGTTCATTTTATGAGTTTTACAAAATTATTCCTCTTCTGACTGACCCTGCCAGCCATGGCCTCAGCGATGAACACATTTTTGAAGTCATTTGCCCTTCTATCCCTGGCTATGGTTTCTCAGAAGCACCCCACAAACAAG gcTTTAATTCTGTAAGCGCTGCTTCGGTATTTTATGAATTGATGCTCAGACTGGGATTCAGCGAGTTCTATGCACAAGGTGGTGACTGGGGCTGGCTCATCTGCACCAATCTGGCGCAGATAGCTCCCAA ccATCTGAAAGGTCTTCATTTAAATCTAGCCTCTGTTACGAACATGGGATTCACCCACCTGCTCTCCATTCTGCTGGGCCGCTATCTTCCAGGGCTCTTCGGTTTCCAGGAAGAAGACGTTAGGCGGATGTTTCCCTTCTTGAAAAAAGGGCTCTACAGGATCTTGTTGGAATCTGGCTACGCTCACATACAGGCTACAAAGCCTGATACTGTTG gTTGTGGCTTGAATGACTCTCCTGTAGGACTGGCTGCATACATCTTGGAGAAATTTTCTACATGGACTGATCTGGAATTCCGTAATTTAGAAGATGGAGGACTAGAGAG GAAATTTAACCTGGATGATCTTCTTACCAATATCATGATCTACTGGGTGTCAGGCTGCATAGTCTCCTCAATGcgtttctacaaagaaaatctgcagaaggGAATAGGCACACAGAAACATGAGAAgtaa